A genomic region of Oncorhynchus mykiss isolate Arlee chromosome 16, USDA_OmykA_1.1, whole genome shotgun sequence contains the following coding sequences:
- the ccr10 gene encoding C-C chemokine receptor type 10: MVKVCVPEIDISQTSHCYRGGLQDMSVTVDSRNMDLTSFFGMDYDHSLVTGDYFDYNDTSTRGYELIERCEAIEQQRTIKVFQTCVFLLVFLLGLLGNSLVIATFVLYRRLRLRSMTDIFLFQLALADLLLLLTLPIQAGDTLLGHWAFGNALCKATHASYAVNTYSGLLLLACISVDRYMVVARTQEVLRLRSRMLTGGKLASLGVWLTALLLSLPEILFSGVEREQEGEAHCGMNVWVEESWRVKTATRCAQIAGFCLPFLVMVACYSLIGRVLCEGRGRGGWRRQRTLRLMVVLVAVFLLFQLPYTVVLSLKVAGPGAAKQTCDQWAATLLREYVTCTLAYTRCCLNPLLYALVGVRFRGDVLKLLHGVGCLCWAVSGPHLESCTSGSPSSLGLTTLSPLPPNSPLLLPPDTLAHSVKYQPPTASHPSGPTKVFLFPSRPTLPSDGLLQFTVSKTKPV, from the coding sequence ATATGGATCTCACAAGCTTTTTTGGCATGGATTACGATCACAGCCTGGTGACAGGGGACTACTTTGACTACAACGACACTTCCACCAGAGGCTACGAGCTGATTGAGCGTTGCGAAGCCATCGAGCAACAGCGGACCATCAAGGTCTTCCAGACCTGTGTCTTCCTCCTGGTTTTTCTCCTGGGCCTGCTCGGCAACTCCCTGGTCATCGCCACCTTTGTTCTCTACCGCCGCCTGCGTCTCCGCTCCATGACTGACATCTTCCTCTTCCAGCTGGCCCTAGCCGACCTCCTCCTACTCCTTACCCTGCCCATCCAGGCTGGGGACACCCTCCTGGGCCACTGGGCCTTCGGCAATGCCCTGTGCAAGGCAACGCATGCTAGCTACGCTGTCAACACCTACAGCGGGCTGCTGCTGTTGGCCTGCATTAGTGTAGACCGCTACATGGTGGTGGCTCGGACCCAGGAGGTGCTGAGGCTACGTAGCCGCATGCTGACGGGTGGCAAGCTGGCCTCGTTGGGCGTCTGGCTAACTGCCCTGCTCCTTAGCCTGCCCGAGATCCTCTTCTCCGGGGTGGAAAGAGAACAGGAGGGGGAGGCACACTGTGGCATGAACGTGTGGGTGGAAGAGAGCTGGCGGGTCAAGACGGCCACCCGCTGCGCCCAGATTGCCGGCTTCTGCCTGCCCTTCCTTGTCATGGTAGCCTGCTACTCGCTGATTGGCCGAGTGCTGTGTGAGGGGCGGGGGCGGGGGGGCTGGCGGCGCCAGCGAACCCTGAGGCTGATGGTGGTGCTGGTGGCCGTCTTCCTGCTCTTCCAGCTGCCCTACACCGTGGTGCTCTCCCTCAAGGTGGCAGGGCCAGGGGCTGCCAAGCAGACTTGCGATCAGTGGGCTGCCACACTGCTGAGGGAGTATGTGACTTGCACCCTGGCATATACCCGCTGCTGTCTCAACCCCCTCCTCTATGCCCTGGTGGGTGTCCGCTTCAGGGGCGACGTTCTGAAGCTGCTCCACGGCGTTGGCTGCCTGTGCTGGGCCGTGTCTGGGCCTCACCTGGAGAGCTGTACCTCGGGGTCACCCTCCTCCCTGGGCTTAACCACGCTCTCCCCCCTGCCGCCCAACTCACCTCTGCTCCTACCCCCCGACACCCTGGCACACAGCGTCAAATATCAGCCTCCAACAGCAAGCCATCCCTCTGGCCCGACCAAGGTGTTTCTCTTCCCTAGTAGGCCTACCCTGCCCTCAGATGGCCTGCTTCAGTTCACTGTCTCCAAAACCAAACCAGTCTAA